Genomic window (Chitinophaga parva):
ACGGCTACCCAGGCCTTCTGGAACAACCTGCAGCAGAACCTTGTTTTCCAGCGCAACGTGGTGCCCCAGGAACCGCTGGCATTGCCGGCGCGCATGAGCGTGATCAGCCGCTTGTGGCTGGAAATGGATGTGGTGCGCCAGCAGTTGCCCAACTTCCGCAGCTACTTTGCATGGCGCCGTTTTTTTGAGCCCCTGCCGGAGCTGGAAAAAGACGTGATCCGTACCATGGCCATCAGCGGCTATCCGCAGTGGGCAGAAGCGTTTGGCGCCTGGTACTATAACTGGCTGCTTTCGCATTTGGAAAATATGTCGCTGCCCACCAATGATGCCGCCATACAGCGTTTGCGTTTCCTGCAGGAGGGCCTTAAAAAGCTGCAGCAGGAGCAGATCGTGGCACAGTGGCACAGCCGGCAGGTAGAAGCCGTACAGCAGTTCACAGACCAGGGCCTGTCTGTAGCAGGCCTGTATAATAAGCGGGGCAATAAAGGCCAGCGCCGCAATTCCCTGCGCAAGATCGTGGCCAGTGATGTATCATTGTTCACCAACTTTTTCCCCGTGCTGATGGTGAATCCCAGTGTGTGCAGTTCCATCCTGCCCTTGCAGGAAGGCTTGTTTGACATGGTGATCTTTGACGAAGCGTCCCAGCTGCGTTTGGAAGATACCTATCCATCCCTGGTGCGCGGGCGCATTAAGATCATTTCCGGGGATAGCCAGCAAATGCCACCGGCAGCGTATTTCCAGGGGGGCAATGCCCTGCTCAATCCGGCGGAAGAAGAAGAGGAAGACCTGCCGGAAGTTCCGCGCACGGCCCAGAGCCTGGACATGGCAGACAGTGAGTCACTGCTCATGTACGCGGAAAACAGCCACTACAAGCCTTCCTACCTGAAGGTGCACTACCGCTCCCAGCATCCTTACCTCATTGATTTTTCCAATCATGCTTTTTATGGCAAACGCCTTATTCCCATGCCGGCGCGCACGCCTTATAAGCCGATGCGCTATGTGGAAGTAGCTGGTGTGTATGAAGAGCAGATGAACCTCATTGAAGCCCGGAAAGTGGTGCAGATGCTGCTCACGGACATAGCCCCCTTTGCAGACGGGCATTTCCCCACGGTGGGCATTGCCACGTTCAACATTTACCAGCGTAACCTTATCCTGGAAGAGATCAGTAAGGCACGGCAGACAGACCCCGTATACGATCAGCGCATCCGCGACCTGGGAACATCCCTGTTTGTAAAGAACCTGGAAAATATACAGGGGGATGAACGGGATATCCTCATCATCTCCACTACCTACGGGCCCCGGAAAGACGGGGCTTTCCGCCAGGCGTTCGGGCCCATACAGCAGGCAAACGGGTTTAAGTTGCTCAATGTGATCATCACCCGTGCGCGCCAGGCCGTGTACGTGGTAAGCTCTATACCGGAAACGGCTATACGCCAGTACCCGGTACTGCTGCAGCAAATGAAGAACAATGGCCGCGCCGTGTTCTACGCTTACCTGGCCTACGTAAAAGCAGTGGAAGCCGGTGACGAGCAAACCCGGCAAAGCATCCTGGCCATGCTGGCGGAGAATTGCGATAACGTGTTCCAGCAGGACGGAAACCCGCTGCAGGAGGGGGCCTCCGTGTTCACCAGCGAGGTAGTGCGCCGCCTGAAAGAAGTGATAGCACCGGAGCGCGTGATGCAGCACTACACGGTGGGTGGTTTCCGGATAGACATTGCCATCCGCAGCGCCATTACGGGCCAGCCCTTCATCGCTGTTGAGTGCGATGGCAGCAAGCATAGCCAGCGCCAGGAAGCCTACGCGTGGGATCTTTTCCGCCAGCAGCAACTGGAGCAACAGGGCCTGAAGTTCCACCGCATCTGGTCTGCCAACTGGTGGTACGATCCTGCCGCTGCCCTGTCACAGCTGGTAGCGTATATCCACACCGCGGAGCAACAGCCGGCGGAAAATGCAGTTTGATTTTTATTAATACATAATTCAATTTATAGCAAACGAACGGGCGCAAACAGGGCGCCCGTTCGTATTTTAATGCGGGCATTTTTAGGTTATCCCGGGGCAAATGCTTAACTTATGGAAAACCTAATTCCACGAAACGTTATGGCTATTTCTATCCTTTCCACGGACAGCCAGCACGCTGACTTTCAGCAACTCACTGCTTCGCTGGACAAAGAACTGCTCAGGCGCTATCCCGCTATCACTGGTAAATACGATGCGTACAACGCTGTACCAGCCGGCACCCCGGTATGGATCGCTTATTATGATGACATGGCGGTAGGGTGCGGCACCTTTGCCAATGTAGGCGACGGGGTGGCCGAGATCAAACGCATGTATGTAATGCCCGGATACCGTGGCCTGGGCATAGCAGCGCAGCTGCTGGATGTGATAGAAATGAAACTGCTGGACGAAGGCTTTCACAGCGCCGTGCTGGAAACCGGCGTAAAGCAGACAGAGGGCATCAAAATGCTGCATGAGCGCGGCTACCAGACCATTGAGAATTATGGGCCTTACGTGGGGTGTGAGAGCAGTGTATGCTTACGGAAAGAGCTGCACGTGGAAGAGATGAAGGCGTATAAATAAAAACGGTTTTCCTGCCATCTTATCTTTACCGCAATAAAAAAGCACGCAGGCCAAATGGCTGCGTGCTTTTGATTTATCTGGGATCATTGCTGCCTACATCAATTCCTGCAGCTGTGCAATGATCTGTTTTTCCGCGTCCAGTGCAGATACCTGTTGTTTCACGAATTTTTTACCGGTGATCTTTTCAAACAGCTCTATGTAACGTTCGGTCACACTGTGCACAAATTCGTCGGTCATTTCGGGAACGGTCTGGCCTTCCTTACCCTGGAACCCATTTGCCATCAGCCATTCACGCACAAACTCCTTGGAGAGCTGGCGCTGTTGCCTGCCGGCAGCCTGGTTTTCTTCGTAACCTTCTGCATAGAAATAGCGGGAAGAATCGGGGGTATGGATCTCATCGATCACGTAGATGGTATCGCCGGCTTTGCCGAATTCATATTTGGTATCTACCAGGATCAGGCCTTGTTTGGCAGCCAGTTCCTTACCCCGCTGGAACAGGGCCAGGGCTATTTTTTCCAGTTGTGTATAGTCCTTTTCGCTTACCAGGCCGGATTGGATGATCTCTTCACGGGAAATATCCTGGTCGTGCCCTTCATGCGCCTTGGTAGTGGGCGTAATGATGGGAGCGGGGAAGAAATCATTTTCCTTCATGCCTTCGGGCAGCGCTACGCCGCAGAGCATACGCCCGCCGCTTTTGTAGGTGCGCCATGCATGGCCGGTAAGGTTGCCGCGTACTACCATTTCCACCGGGAACGTTTCACATTTTATACCAATGGTTACATTGGGCAGCGGAACGCTTTTTACCCAGTTTGGTGCAATGTCTTTGGTAGCATCCAGCATGATAGCCGCCACCTGGTTGAGCACCTGTCCTTTGTAAGGGATGGGGCGGGGCAGCACCACGTCAAATGCAGAAATACGGTCACTTACCACCATTACCATCAGTTTGTCCTCGATGGTATAAACGTCACGCACCTTGCCTTTGTAAAAAGCCGTTTGTTTTGGAAAATGGAAATTAGGCTCCTGCATTACTCTTATGATTAATTGTATGAATGTGTTTCAGCTGGTGGGGCAAAGGTAGGGAATAATTGTAGAAGGTCCTAGGTACGTAATAAAGGTCCTAGGTCTTAGGTCTTAAGTCCTAGGTAGGTAATAGGTGAAATTTAAGAACTAATACCTAAAACGTAGTACCTAATACCTAGGACTTAAGACCTAATACCTAAGACTTAACACCATGCCCTAAGACCAAAATTTCGCTGTGCTCAGCATGTTGCTTCAGCAGGTTAATGATATACTCGTTTTCCGGGTAGGGGGTGAGCAGGTCTTTGAGGGTGGCGGGATCGGTGATGCCGGTATCTTTGGGAAGGTAACCCATGCCGTAAAAGCGGCCGCTTTCCATGAGGATGGCGCTTTGCTCTGCGATGTTGCGGCCCGCGCCCAGGATAACGAAACTAGGCTGGCTGGCCTTCAGGCTGTCTATCGCCGCCAGCACGCGCTGGTTGTAGGTTTCCGCGGGTTCCTGTTTTTCACAGGCGCCCAGGCAGTGGCCTTCATCCATACCCACGCAGGCATCATTATCCGTTTGCAGGAAGCAGAGTTTAGGGCATAGCTGGAAATCGCGCAGGAGGCGGCGGAGTTGTTGCTGGCCGGCTGCCAGGATATCAAAGGCGTAGACCGGGTGGGTGTACTTGCGTTTTTTATCAATGGCCAGGCGCAGGTAGCCGTGCTGGTCTTCAAAGGTATAGAAGCCGAAGCGCTGCTCCGGTCTTTTCTGTGACTGGTTGTAAATAGGCCACAGGCGCTTGATCTCGATGGATTCCAGGATACAGGCCATCAGTTCTGTGCCGGTCACTTCATGGCTGATGGAGTGGATGTTGCGCAGGAACTCCTGCCGTTTGGCCCCGCTGTTATTGCCGGTAAAATGGCTGTTCACGCGCTTCCTGAGATCCTTGGCCTTGCCCACATACACTACTTTTCCTTTTTCATTGTGGAAGTAGTACACGCCGGGGCGGCTGGGCAACTGCACCACGTATTCAGGCGCCAGGTTAGGCGGCAGGAAATGCTCTTTGCTGCCCCGTTTCAGCATGGCAGGGATGTGCTGCTGGCTGTCGCTGGCCAGGAGGCGTTCAAAGAGGCGTACGGTGGCTTCGGCATCGCCGGCGGCGCGGTGGCGGTCGTGCAGGGGAATGTCCAGGCTGCGGCACAATTTACCCAGGCTGTAGGAAGGCAGGCCGGGAATGATCTTGCGGGCCATGCGCACGGTGCACAGTTTTTTTACCTGGAGCTCGTACCCGCAACCCTGGAGATGATGGTGTAAAAAAGAGTAATCGAAATTTACGTTATGCGCAATGAAGATATTGTTGCGCAGCAGCTCATGCACGCGGTAGGCCACGTCCTCGAAGAAGGGCGCTTCTTCCACCATTTCATTGGTGATGCCGGTGAGGGACTGGATGTAATAGGGTATGGGCCGGCCGGGATTTACCAGCGTCTCAAACTGCTCCAGCACCTGGTGGCCGTCGTGCACAAAAATGGCAATCTCCGTGATGCCATTGGCACTGGCGTGGCCGCCGGTGGTTTCAATATCTACGATCGCATACATACCCCAAAACTAATAAATTTAGTAACGTATACCATAATTTTTAGTGAAGGGCCTGTTAAAAGCAATCCTTGTATTTATCCGCATCCTTTTTGTACAAATACCGGGCGGTGTTGCGGAGGCCATCCGGATTGTAGAGATTTGTTGCACAGGGTACGCACGTATCTGCCTGCAAGGCTGTTATTTTTTTATGAGCAAATCTTTGCAAACGGTGTTGCAACGCCAATTATCCTTAATTTAGCATACCCACGCCGCGCCATCACGCCTTGCGGGCGAACAAACGACACCGGAACTCTGTTTAACATTCATTACAAAACGAATATTATGGCTAAGTACAAATGGGCACTGGACCCCATGCACAGCGAACTGCAATTTAAAGTGAAGCACCTGGCTATCACTAACATCACCGGCAGCTTTAACCATTACACCGTGGATGTAGAAACGGAAGAAGAAGATTTTAAAACTGCTACCGTAAACTTTGCTGCCAAGGTGGATTCCGTAAGCACTAACAACGCACAGCGCGATGAGCACCTGCGTTCCCCGGACTTCTTTGACGTGAACAAATTCCCCGAGATCAAATTCAAGGCTACTAAAATTGAATCGGTAGACAACGATGGTTCTTACGAAGTGTATGGAGACCTCACGATCCGTGATGTGACCAAGCCTGTGAAACTGGATGTGGAATTTGGCGGCGTGATCAAGGATCCCTATGGGCAGACCAAAGCGGGTTTTACCATCCATGGTAAGATCAACCGTAAGGATTATGGCCTCACTTACAACGCCCTCACGGAAGCCGGTGGCCTGGTGATCAGCGATGAAGTGAAACTGGCTGCGGAGGTTCAGCTGATCAAACAACCTGCATAAGGAATAGATCTGTCATCAATAAAAAATTGGGTGGATGCGGTGTAAGTTTATCTTTACAGCATCAACCCAATTTTTTTTATGCAGGATGTTATCGTGAAAAGCGCGGGTGAGCCTTACCGCACAGAAATAATAATGGACGAGCACCAGTGGTTTGCAGATGAACCGAAAATGGCTGGTGGAGCGGATACCGCGCCGCCACCCACTGCGTTGCTGCTCTCCAGCCTGGGAGCCTGTACGGCGATCACGGTGCGGATGTACGCCAGGCGGAAGGGAATAGCACTGGATGGTGTCACCGTTACGCTGCGCCACAGCACTGAGCATGATGCCTCTATCACGGCAACACATATTGTTTGTGAGCTGGCACTGGAAGGCAATTTGAGCCACGAAGAGAAGCTGCGGCTAATGGAGATCGCGGAGGCATGCCCGGTGCATAAGCTGCTCACAGGGCCTATTGAGATCAAAAATATAATGATAGGGAAGTAATAACAGAAAAGGACCGGAAGGCAGTGCCCGCGGTCCTTTTCACATCAAACAATCTTCTACTATTTATGCTTTTTTACATTCTTCAGGTATTCTTTGATCGCCTGCGCGCTGTCCAGGTGCATTTTTATCACGGGCAGCGTATTGGTGGCAAAAGCTTTCAGGTCCGGATCTTCCAGGTTCTTTGATGCTTTGTCCAGGTCATCCACCGTGGCCTTATGACCGTCGATCATGTGGTCGATGTACGCTTTATCCCAGTCCAGTCCTTTCTTATCATTCAGTTTTTCCATGGCGCTCTGGTGCTCGGGGCTGGGTGTGGTGGGGATGGTGATACCTTTGCGGTCTGCAATGGCTTTCAGTTCGTCGCCCGCTTTGGTGTGATCAGAGATCATCATGCCGCCAAAGTCTTTTACCCGCTGGTCCGTTGCTTTTTCCTGGGCCAGCTTGCCCATGGCTACTTCGGTAAGGCCCACGTCTGCTACCTTTACGGCAAAGTCAGCACTTTCCTTGTCCACCGGTTTGTTCACTCTGTTGCTGGAATCCGCCACGGCCTTGGCATCCGTAACTTCGGTGCCGGTGCTGTCTTTGGTGGTCGTACTGTGGCCATCACCGCAGGAACTCAGCGCCCACGCACCGGAGAGGAGGAGGGCAAATAAACTAACTCTTTTCATGGTTACAATTTTTTAGTGATATGATTTTGCATACAGTTCAGCTCATATGCTTGGCTACCTTCATGAACCAAAAACAGTACCACCTGTTTAATTACAACCGGGTGTGTCCTTAATATATAGCAGGTGCGGGTAAATGCGGCCGGGCGGGTAAACAGGTTGTAGATGCATTTCCCCGGCGTGCTGAAGGTGAGTATGTATATCTCAGAATGAACAAAAGACGAGTATGTGTATCTCAGAATGAACAAAAAGATTTCAGAACGATATCTACACTTTCTTATTTTACAAAAAACACCGGGAACCCGTAATTATGAGGCGTTTCAAAAATCCAATGTTGCCCGGTACTGCGTACATTCACGTATGGCTGTACCCGCCATTCCGGTGCATATTCCTCACGAACCCTAAAACACCAGTAGAACGATGCCATTGATCGATTCTATTTTAAACATTGGTTTAGCCGGTCACCAGAAAGACGAGACAACGGAGCAATCGCGCGTGGTCAATGCCATTGCGTCGCTTACGGCGGTGCTGGTATTAGTCTATGGCATTGTGTTTTACCTGGTGTGGCCCGCCCTTGGCATCCTGCTGCCCGCAGTTGGTTTGTGCGTGGCTTTCTGCGCGGTGTTGTATGCCAATCACCGGCATCATTACAGGGCGGCCAAGCTAGGCCTGCAATGCACTTTTGCCTTCGTGATCATGTATTACGGTGCTTACCTGGGCCGCATTGCCAATACACAGCTGCTGGCCGTTTTCATGGTGAGCCTGTCGCTCCTTATTTTTTCCTGGGAAGAAAGATTGCTTTGCATTATCAGCATCCTGTTGCCGCTTACCGGGCTGGTACTGCTGGAAATGAATGAATATTATGGCTGGATCGCACCACTGCAGCTGGGCGATACCGCCCAGTATATTTACCGCTGGCTCATCATGATCGTGGTGATCGCGCTCAACTTCCTGGTGATCTATTTTTACCAGCGCCGTTTTCACCGCCTGCTGGCCAGTGTAAAGCAGCAGCGGGAAACACTGGCGGAGATGGTGAAAGAGCGCACCATGGAACTGCAGAACACCGTGAGCCAGCTCAATAGGTCCAATGCCTCCAAAACGGTGTTCCTGCAGGAAACCAGCCACGAGATCCGCAATGCGCTGCATGCTATTTCCGGTATTACACAGCTGTTGCGGCATGCGCAGGCACAACGCCAGGCCAGTGCGGATGAGCAATTACTGATAGAAAACCTGTACTCCACCAGCAATGCGCTGTCGGAGATCATCAACAATGTGCTGGAGCTGTCGCGCATAGAGGCCGGCAAAGCCGATGAGCTGCATGAGACCTGCTTCTCACTGCGTGAATGGCTGCAGGGCATTGTGAATATCTACGCTTACACCACGCGACTGAAGAAGATCAACCTGCAATTAAAAACAGATCCCACGGTGCCGCCCTTTGTGATCATAGACCGCATCCGCCTGCGCCAGGTGGTCAACAACCTGCTTACAAACGCCATTAAGTATACGCCCGCATTCCGCAACATTACCCTGCGTTGTTTTGTAAAAGAAGGAAGCCTTTGCATCCAGGTACAGGACGAAGGGGTAGGCATAGCAGCGGATAAGCTGGGTGATATTTTCAAACCTTTTGAACAGGGTGCACTGCCCACGTATGGCAGCTCCGGGCTGGGCCTCACCATTGCACACCGCATGAGTGAAATGCTGGGTGGGCGTATTGATATTGAAAGCGTGCAGGGGCAAGGCACTACTATCACGGTAAGGCTGCCGCTGAAAGAGGGTACCGCCGCCCTGGTAGAAGAATTTACACCAGACCTGCGCATGCAGCCAGTGTTGCAGGATGCCCGCATCCTCATCATGGAAGACGACCCGCTGAACCAGGTGATCATGCGCCGCATGCTGCAGCAGATGGGCGTACGCGATATAATGATAGCAGGCGATGGGGAAGAGGGCCTGGCCCAGGCGCAGGCAATGCCACCGGACCTCATTATCATGGATATGCAGATGCCCCGCATGGCAGGAGAGAAGGTGGTACAGCGCATCCGCCAGGATGCCTACCTGCGGCACATTCCCATACTGGCCACCTCGGCCAATGCATTTGCAGAGCAGCGGCAAAAGGCGCTGGAATCAGGCATTGATGAATATCTCACAAAACCCGTGGAATACGCCACCCTGTACCAGCTACTGAAAAAGCATTTGCTGGAAACGGCATATAGTTAACCCATGCACACGCCTCGGTGCTTTTATCAGTCTGCACATAGCTCCGCCGGCGCGGGATATCCCGTGCATCTTTACCATGGGCGGTGAAGGCTAAACAAACGCAAGCCTGCAAGCGTAGTGCGGGGCGTTGCATAACGGTCCCCGCACTACGGCTTCTTTATTGTTTTCCCACTACTTCCAAATCGCCTATCCTCATTCCTGTACTTCCGTACCATGCGGGCGTCATCCCTCCCTTGTGGCTCCTTCTGCTTCCTGCAGCATGGCAGCGCTGAAGTCTACCGTGTAACGTTTGGTGTCATGGAAGCTCCAGTCGTAATTGGCGGTGATCCAGGATTGGAGTACGTTGATGTAGCGGTTCAGTTCCTGCTGCAGCGTGGGCTCGTACACGGGCAGTGATTTTTTGAGGCGTTGAAACAGGGCTACTTCTTCGTTGTGCATGCGGGCGGTTTCCTGCATGGCGTCCATAAAGCCGTATTGGCGCTCATGCTTCAGCACCAGCACCAGGTTGTGGACGTCTCCGGCCTGGAATTCCTTGAAGCAGGAGAACAGGTCATTGGCCCAGCAAACCACGTTGTTGCACGCCAGCACCATGCGTTTTACCACCGGGTGTTCCAGCACGGCGTCGGGGAGATACACTTTTTCAATGATCTCGATGGCTTCCACATCGGCATAGAGGGCGCCGGTGTAAGGGCGCATTTCCACGTACTTGTCTACCGTGGGCGTGCAGTGTGCCGCGCGGTTGTTGGCTTCCCACAGGCACGAATCGAAATACTCTTCAATGCTGCGGATGAAGCGGGGCCTCCATTCCGGGCGGCTGATGCGGAGCATGCGCTGCCAGATGTCGCTCAGGGATGCGGCCAGGTTGCCATCTGCTTCCAGGGTAGCCACTTTGTTCTCATACAGGATGGCCATCAGCTGGGAAGTAATGGTTTGCAGGTACTCCGCTTTCAGTCCCAGGCTGGCCTCATCGCACTGGTCGTCCAGCATGAATAGCCAGGTGTTGAAATCTGCGATCACGCAAAGCTCAAACAGGCTGGCATTGGGGAATGCACGGGCGGCCAGCCATGGAAAGCGGGCGCGGTCAAAACGGGCCGCAGCTTTGGGGGTTGACAGCAGATCAAATTGTTTTACCCAGGCGGTGGTGTGCGCATCGGCTTCGTGTACAAACACATTGATCTGTGAGGGGAAAGGATACGTGATCTTAGGGAAATTTAAAACATTCATGTTGTGTATTTTTTAATAGTTAACGATGACGGGCAGATAAGCGCGGGCCGCGCCCGTATTGTGTTACGGGCACCGCTTGGCGTGTTTGGTAATAAGTGTTGATGATACAAGTCCGCTGTCGCATGTGCGTGCGCAGGGATTAATCGATCGTACGGAATGTTGGCATCAAGATTTGTTAATGGTTCTATTCAAAAAAATGGCAAGGTCTGCTACCGGCAAGCCGGCAGTAATAAGTGTTGTGTGTTTCAAAGCAGGCCTTAAATGTAGCAGAGAGGCCTGCCAGTTTTATCCGTTTACTTTTCTCAACGCATGATGTTTGTGTCAGGGAACGTTCACCGGCACCTGTGTAGCCAGGTGCTGCTTCAGCATGGGATACGCCAGGTGGAACCAGCTGGTAAAGACATGTGGCGTGCTTTCGAGCAACCGGTCTATTTCCGAGAAAGAAAGATACCGGTAGCCGGCCACTTCTTCGGGGTTGGGCTTTACCGGCCCACTGTAATGGCCCAGCAATACATGA
Coding sequences:
- a CDS encoding GNAT family N-acetyltransferase; the encoded protein is MAISILSTDSQHADFQQLTASLDKELLRRYPAITGKYDAYNAVPAGTPVWIAYYDDMAVGCGTFANVGDGVAEIKRMYVMPGYRGLGIAAQLLDVIEMKLLDEGFHSAVLETGVKQTEGIKMLHERGYQTIENYGPYVGCESSVCLRKELHVEEMKAYK
- a CDS encoding phosphoribosylaminoimidazolesuccinocarboxamide synthase: MQEPNFHFPKQTAFYKGKVRDVYTIEDKLMVMVVSDRISAFDVVLPRPIPYKGQVLNQVAAIMLDATKDIAPNWVKSVPLPNVTIGIKCETFPVEMVVRGNLTGHAWRTYKSGGRMLCGVALPEGMKENDFFPAPIITPTTKAHEGHDQDISREEIIQSGLVSEKDYTQLEKIALALFQRGKELAAKQGLILVDTKYEFGKAGDTIYVIDEIHTPDSSRYFYAEGYEENQAAGRQQRQLSKEFVREWLMANGFQGKEGQTVPEMTDEFVHSVTERYIELFEKITGKKFVKQQVSALDAEKQIIAQLQELM
- a CDS encoding exonuclease domain-containing protein — its product is MYAIVDIETTGGHASANGITEIAIFVHDGHQVLEQFETLVNPGRPIPYYIQSLTGITNEMVEEAPFFEDVAYRVHELLRNNIFIAHNVNFDYSFLHHHLQGCGYELQVKKLCTVRMARKIIPGLPSYSLGKLCRSLDIPLHDRHRAAGDAEATVRLFERLLASDSQQHIPAMLKRGSKEHFLPPNLAPEYVVQLPSRPGVYYFHNEKGKVVYVGKAKDLRKRVNSHFTGNNSGAKRQEFLRNIHSISHEVTGTELMACILESIEIKRLWPIYNQSQKRPEQRFGFYTFEDQHGYLRLAIDKKRKYTHPVYAFDILAAGQQQLRRLLRDFQLCPKLCFLQTDNDACVGMDEGHCLGACEKQEPAETYNQRVLAAIDSLKASQPSFVILGAGRNIAEQSAILMESGRFYGMGYLPKDTGITDPATLKDLLTPYPENEYIINLLKQHAEHSEILVLGHGVKS
- a CDS encoding YceI family protein — translated: MAKYKWALDPMHSELQFKVKHLAITNITGSFNHYTVDVETEEEDFKTATVNFAAKVDSVSTNNAQRDEHLRSPDFFDVNKFPEIKFKATKIESVDNDGSYEVYGDLTIRDVTKPVKLDVEFGGVIKDPYGQTKAGFTIHGKINRKDYGLTYNALTEAGGLVISDEVKLAAEVQLIKQPA
- a CDS encoding OsmC family protein; the protein is MQDVIVKSAGEPYRTEIIMDEHQWFADEPKMAGGADTAPPPTALLLSSLGACTAITVRMYARRKGIALDGVTVTLRHSTEHDASITATHIVCELALEGNLSHEEKLRLMEIAEACPVHKLLTGPIEIKNIMIGK
- a CDS encoding DUF4142 domain-containing protein; amino-acid sequence: MKRVSLFALLLSGAWALSSCGDGHSTTTKDSTGTEVTDAKAVADSSNRVNKPVDKESADFAVKVADVGLTEVAMGKLAQEKATDQRVKDFGGMMISDHTKAGDELKAIADRKGITIPTTPSPEHQSAMEKLNDKKGLDWDKAYIDHMIDGHKATVDDLDKASKNLEDPDLKAFATNTLPVIKMHLDSAQAIKEYLKNVKKHK
- a CDS encoding ATP-binding protein, translated to MPLIDSILNIGLAGHQKDETTEQSRVVNAIASLTAVLVLVYGIVFYLVWPALGILLPAVGLCVAFCAVLYANHRHHYRAAKLGLQCTFAFVIMYYGAYLGRIANTQLLAVFMVSLSLLIFSWEERLLCIISILLPLTGLVLLEMNEYYGWIAPLQLGDTAQYIYRWLIMIVVIALNFLVIYFYQRRFHRLLASVKQQRETLAEMVKERTMELQNTVSQLNRSNASKTVFLQETSHEIRNALHAISGITQLLRHAQAQRQASADEQLLIENLYSTSNALSEIINNVLELSRIEAGKADELHETCFSLREWLQGIVNIYAYTTRLKKINLQLKTDPTVPPFVIIDRIRLRQVVNNLLTNAIKYTPAFRNITLRCFVKEGSLCIQVQDEGVGIAADKLGDIFKPFEQGALPTYGSSGLGLTIAHRMSEMLGGRIDIESVQGQGTTITVRLPLKEGTAALVEEFTPDLRMQPVLQDARILIMEDDPLNQVIMRRMLQQMGVRDIMIAGDGEEGLAQAQAMPPDLIIMDMQMPRMAGEKVVQRIRQDAYLRHIPILATSANAFAEQRQKALESGIDEYLTKPVEYATLYQLLKKHLLETAYS
- a CDS encoding terpene synthase family protein — encoded protein: MNVLNFPKITYPFPSQINVFVHEADAHTTAWVKQFDLLSTPKAAARFDRARFPWLAARAFPNASLFELCVIADFNTWLFMLDDQCDEASLGLKAEYLQTITSQLMAILYENKVATLEADGNLAASLSDIWQRMLRISRPEWRPRFIRSIEEYFDSCLWEANNRAAHCTPTVDKYVEMRPYTGALYADVEAIEIIEKVYLPDAVLEHPVVKRMVLACNNVVCWANDLFSCFKEFQAGDVHNLVLVLKHERQYGFMDAMQETARMHNEEVALFQRLKKSLPVYEPTLQQELNRYINVLQSWITANYDWSFHDTKRYTVDFSAAMLQEAEGATREG